In Chitinophaga oryzae, the sequence GGCAGGAAGTACTGCTTTTTGTGGCCGGATGGCTGAGCGCTTTGCGCTAATGCAGATACCCTGCGTAGTAACGACCTATCTTCGTATTAACCACCTCCCTAAGGGAGTCCCCCAATTCGTAATTCGTAATTTGTAATTGAATATCCTATGGCCATCAGAAAACGAAAGGAAAGTGCCGACCTCACCGTTAACCCGGGATCGGACGTTATCCTTAACATTACCATCGGTAATGCCCAGATCGGCGCCAGCGTGGTACGCTTCGACAAAGACCCTGTTGCCCTGGCCAAGGGCGAAATCCGTAACCTCCGGCTGGGAACAGCGGCAGACCTGAAAGGGAAAACGCTGAAGGTGACCACCAACGTACTGGACACCAACAGCCTCACCAACGGCATTGTTGTTACCTACGCTATCAGCGCCTGTAACCCCTCTGTCCTCCTGTATCAGGATGAAGTAAAAACAGACGGGGATATCATGTCTTTTTTGCTGGACTTTAATTTTAAGTAAACCATGAAAAAGTTATTCTGGTGGGTGTTGCTCCTGGCAACCGCCCATCCCGGCTACGCCCAGTTAAAGGATTCCCTGAAGATATCCGATATGACCATGCCGTCGTCACCCGGACTGGTACTGGCTGATAAAGCGCCCGCGGCCATCGATAAACCCACCAACCCCAAAGCCTTTGGCATCAGCCTGATCAACCTCTGGCAGGGCGGTGCGGTGGATGTTACGCCTTATTGGCTCAGGAACAAACCCAACCTCACATTTGAGCGGTACCTGAATAATAAATTTCCCCTGCTGCAAACATTCAACGTCTCTGCGGCCACGTTCAGAACAGATACCAGCACCAGCCTCTCCGCAGGCTTCCGCACACAGGTGTTCCGGTTCTATTACCGCCGCAACCGCGAGGCCATGCTGCAAAAGAAAAAAGAAATAGAAGCCCTGCTGGCCGTGGAAGATCCGTCACAGCTGGATACCGTGGCGCTGGCCGAAAAAAACGCAGCGCTGCGGGAGATGTTCGACGTACAACGCAACAAAGGCCTCGTCATCGTGGAACTGGCAGGCGCCCTGGCCGGTAGTGCACCGGGCAACCGGTTTAAGGACCTCGCCGCCAGCCGTTCCGGTATATGGACCAACATCCGCTGGGCGCCGGGCAAATTCCCGCTCGATTTCATTGCCCTCGGCCGTTACATCTGGAATAGCCAGGATGCCTCCATCGGCAGCTTCCCCTATAACAGCCAGCTGCTGGACTACGGCCTTTCCGCTAACTACCAGAAAGGCCGCTTCGATCTCTCTGCAGAATATGTGAACCGCCGCGATCTTAAAGAGGGACAAAGCTACGACCGCCTCGCGCTCGTAACCAACTTTATGATCAGCGACAGCTTCTATGCAGTAGCCGCCTTCGGCAAAAACTTCGATAAAATGGACAACATCCTCGCTATTCTGGGCATTAAATTTGCGTTGTCAAAAGAAATCGTACGCCTTAACAACAGTCACTGACTAACCCATTATATATATCATTCCCTGGCAAATCCCGGGGAGATGATAACCTGAAAAGCAAGGCCGGCCCCAGAGGGGCCGGCCTTCGTATGTTTGATACCGGCCGCCTGTCAGGCGGACCAGTATTCATCATGTAATTACAGTCAAGGGTTGGTAGACCAGATAGACGCTGTTTTCAGCAACACCCTTCTGTTCATTTTCAATTGGGCTACAATCAGCTCCGCAAGATCTTCCGGCTGCAATACCTTCTCCGGGTTGCCATCTGTCAGGTTCAGCTCTTTGGCCATGTCCGTTGCAATGGTACTGGGCGTCAGCGCGCTCACGCGGATATTGTGTTTTCTCACTTCCAGCATCAGCGATTCAGTGAGGCCGAGCAACCCGAACTTGGAGGCGCTGTAAGCGCTGGTAAGCGGAGCGCCGCGTTGACCGGCAGTAGAAGATATGTTGATGATATCACCGGATTTACGGTCGATCATAGCAGGTAATACCGCACGGGTAACGTAGTACACACCGAGCAGGTTCACCCGGATAATGTCTTCCCACTGTGCAGGCGTGAGCTCCATGAAACCGCCGAAAGCCGCGATGCCGGCGTTGTTGATCAGGATGTCGATGCTGCCCAGTTGTTGCGTGAGACTGGCCACTGCTTTGTCAACTTCTTCCATGACGCCCACGTCAGCAATGGCATAGGCCGCCTTTACGCCGGTACCGGCAAGAGCGGCAACAACTTCCTGTAACGGTGCTTCGCTACGTCCTATTAAAGCAATGTCTGCCCCTTCCTGTGCCAGCGCCACCGCTACAGCACGGCCGATACCTTTGCCGCCACCGGTGATCAGCACCTTTTTTCCTTGTAATGATTCCATATGAAACTGCTTTTAAGAGCACAAAGATAACATGGATGAAGCGAACAGCAGGCAGCCTAACGCGTTAATTTTTGTTTATCTTCGTTTTTCTAAGGCTTTACACGTATGATAACTATTTCCAACGATCAGCTGACGGTGTCGCTGGCTGCCGCCGGCGCTGAACTGCAACATATTATCCGCAAAGACAACGGACTGGAATACCTATGGGGCGGCGATCCTGCCATATGGGGCAAAAAAAGCCCGGTATTGTTTCCGATAGTAGGCGGATTAAAAGATAATACTTACACCTATAACGGCAACAACTACACGCTGGGAAGACATGGATTCGCCCGTGAACAGGTGTTTGAAGTACTGACACAATCCGCTACGGAAGTGGTCTTCAGGTTGACAGACAACGACGCTACCAGGGCCGTATACCCGTTCCGGTTCGATTTCCGCGTTGGCTACTCCCTGGCAGGCGATACCCTGAAAGTGACCTACCACGTACAAAATACGGACAGTAAAGTGTTACTGTTCTCGGTAGGCGGCCACCCGGCGTTTAATGTACCGCTCGTAGCCGGTACTGATTATGAAGATTACTTCCTCACATTCAATAAAACCGAAACCACAGGCCGCTATCCGCTGTCTCCCGGCGGACAGATAGAGCTGCAATCCGTCCCCCTGCTGGGCCATACACAGCACCTGCCCCTGAAAAAATCATTGTTCCTCGAAGACGCGCTCGTCTTCAAAGAGCTGGCCTCCGACACCATCAGCATCAACAGCGGTAAAACACCGCACGGCCTCAGCGTGACCTTCGGCGGATTTCCCTTTATGGGCATCTGGGCCGCGAAAAACGCAGATTTCGTATGTATAGAGCCGTGGTGCGGTATCGCAGACAATGTAGCCGCTACCGGGGAACTGGCGGAGAAAGAAGGCATCAATCAGCTGGCCCCGGGCGCCGCTTTCGAACGTACCTGGACTGCCACCTTTTTTTAACCGATACCATGAATTATAAAATCATCCATGATGAAGAAGCCCTGAAAGCCTTCATCAACTGGCTCCCTGTGTGTAATGAACAGGAACAGTACTACCTGTCCCTGCTGGCCCGCACCAAATACCTGGAGGAAGGCCACGGCTTTAAGTCAGACAAACAACAGCTGAAGCGTTTTACCAGCACGAAAGAAGGGATGCTGGAAAAAATCCGTCAGCTGGAATGCGCCATTGGCGCCTATACCCAGCGCGGTATGCCCATTCCGCAGGAAGCGCTGGCGCTGTATATCAGCGTCAATCCCCGCGACCTCTGGAAAGCCACGTTCGCCTCGCTGGTGACCTTCGCGCAGAATATCCAGGCCAATGCCAGCGCTAAAAATCCGCATCAGGAAGTAATGAGCGCCATCCAGCAGTCCTGCAGCAATAAATACTACATAGACATCGACGTGGATGCAAAAGACCCTGCTATCCTGGAGAAAATAAAAGAATTTGTGAACCCGTCCTGTCTCACAGTGATGGAAACAAGGGGTGGCTATCATGTGCTGGTGGAACTGGCAGCATTAGACCCCGCATTGCGCAAAAAGTGGTATCCCAATATTATGAACCTGCCAAACGTAGATCAGAGCGGGGATAACATCATACCCGTGCCGGGATGTACACAGGGTGGGTTTGTACCAAGGTTCATTTAGAGATTTTTTGATTTACGGATTTTGGAATTTATGTTTTGATGATAATGGTATGCTGGTTGCACCAAATCCCGAAATCCGTAAATCAAAAAATCCGTAAATTAAAAATTATATCCTGCTTTCAGGCCCCAGAATCCATGGGTGCCATCTTTAAACCAGGCTTCGTATTTACCTTCCACATCCAGGCCAAGCAGGCGGATGCCGATGCCGGGAGCAAACAGCGCGCCGGTACCATTGTTGTAATCGCCGGTGAAGTTAACCGTACCACCTTCTGCTTTCACATACAGGATAGATACCAGTGTGTAACGGAGACCGAGTCTTACCGGTATTACTTTCGCGGAAGCATAACTGATGTTGTTGTCGGTTTTGCCTTTGAAATACATAAATCCGACAGAACCTACGGCGGTCAGGCCGGCCACGAGTTTTACGTCAGCGCCAAGCCCAACGCCAAAGCCAGGCTTGTGGAAGTTGCTGAAATCACCGGTAGGAAAACCAGCTTCCACATACGGACCGATACTGAATCGTTTTAACTGTGCCTGTGATGGCTGGGCACCGATGCATACCGTCAACATGACTGCGATAAACGCCAGGATGTTTCTTTTCATAAGAACAAATTTTCAGAGGAAATGGTGGTAGTAAACGTAATAGCCCCAAAAATAAGGAAGAATTACGAATTCAGCACCGCTTCCTTCGGAATAGACAGCTGGCGCCCATGCCCGTTGCCGTTATTGTCTGGTGACACTGGCTGCTCTACGGTTATCTTCGGCGGCATCAGCTTATATACCACCGGCGTAACTACCCGCGACAGCAGCGTGGAACTGATAAGGCCTCCTATCAATACGATGGCCAGCGGCGCAATCATGGGATTGGTGGAGATGGCGATGGGTATCAGTCCCCCGATGGCGGTCAGCGATGTTAACACAATCGGCAGGAACCGGATCTCGCCGGCCTCCCGGATGGCTTCTTCCAGCGTTTTGCCCTGCGCGCGTAACTGGTTGGTGAAGTCCACCAGCAAAATGGTGTTTTTCACTTCAATGCCGGCAAGGGCGATCAGTCCCACAATGGCGATAAAGGAAAGCGAATTGCCGGTGAGCCACAGCGCCACAGCAGCGCCCACGATACCCAGCGGGATCACGGACAACACGATCAGCGTGCTTTTGAAGGTCTTGAATTCCAGTACCAGCACTGCAATGAACAGGAAGATGGTCACAATGATGATGCTCATAAAACCACCGAAGGAGTTGTTCCTGCTTTCCACTTCGCCTCCCATTTCATAAGAGTACCCTTTCGGCAGCTGCAGCTGGTCCATCTGCCGGATAACGTCGTTGATGACGCGGTCGGGCAGAAATCCTTTCTTTACAAAGGCACCCACCGCCACCAGCCTGTTTTTCTCCTGGTGGTTGATGCTTAACGGGGAGGTTTCCAGTTTTACGCTGGCTACCTGCGACAGCGGAATGGCGGTACCG encodes:
- a CDS encoding 3-ketoacyl-ACP reductase, with the translated sequence MESLQGKKVLITGGGKGIGRAVAVALAQEGADIALIGRSEAPLQEVVAALAGTGVKAAYAIADVGVMEEVDKAVASLTQQLGSIDILINNAGIAAFGGFMELTPAQWEDIIRVNLLGVYYVTRAVLPAMIDRKSGDIINISSTAGQRGAPLTSAYSASKFGLLGLTESLMLEVRKHNIRVSALTPSTIATDMAKELNLTDGNPEKVLQPEDLAELIVAQLKMNRRVLLKTASIWSTNP
- a CDS encoding aldose 1-epimerase family protein, producing MITISNDQLTVSLAAAGAELQHIIRKDNGLEYLWGGDPAIWGKKSPVLFPIVGGLKDNTYTYNGNNYTLGRHGFAREQVFEVLTQSATEVVFRLTDNDATRAVYPFRFDFRVGYSLAGDTLKVTYHVQNTDSKVLLFSVGGHPAFNVPLVAGTDYEDYFLTFNKTETTGRYPLSPGGQIELQSVPLLGHTQHLPLKKSLFLEDALVFKELASDTISINSGKTPHGLSVTFGGFPFMGIWAAKNADFVCIEPWCGIADNVAATGELAEKEGINQLAPGAAFERTWTATFF